The Methanosarcinales archaeon genome has a window encoding:
- a CDS encoding methylenetetrahydrofolate reductase: MNFTQKLRSGKFVITAEISPPKSPDMSGVLQDAELLKDLVDAVNVTDNQRAMMRMAPVALCRKLWEMGIEPVMHVTCRDRNRLALQSDLLAAHAMGISNILAMSGDYPTMGDQPGAKPVYDLDSVHLLQLIGKMNKGIDFQDSTIDGPTSFIAGAVANPGSRPLDVQLIKLNKKVEAGAGFIQTQAVFDVGAFVEFMDAIKHLKIPVIAGIIPLRSARSARFMNDKIPGVMISEEIIKRMEFASEPTAEGLRIAAETIQQIRPVCQGVHIMPIGGHENTRHLLELCGQVRKWKKRRSP, encoded by the coding sequence CTTCGATCAGGAAAATTCGTGATTACAGCTGAGATAAGCCCGCCTAAAAGCCCGGATATGTCAGGTGTGCTGCAAGATGCTGAATTGTTAAAGGACCTGGTTGATGCAGTGAATGTGACTGATAACCAGAGGGCAATGATGCGCATGGCACCCGTGGCACTTTGCCGTAAATTATGGGAAATGGGCATTGAGCCTGTAATGCATGTTACCTGCAGGGATCGTAACCGCCTGGCCCTTCAATCTGACCTGTTAGCAGCTCATGCAATGGGGATTTCCAATATCCTGGCCATGTCAGGAGATTATCCCACAATGGGGGATCAGCCGGGTGCAAAACCTGTGTATGACCTGGATTCTGTGCACCTTTTGCAGCTTATAGGAAAAATGAACAAAGGGATTGATTTTCAGGATAGTACAATTGACGGTCCGACTTCATTTATCGCCGGAGCGGTTGCCAACCCCGGTTCCAGGCCCCTTGATGTACAGTTGATCAAGTTGAATAAAAAAGTGGAGGCAGGTGCAGGTTTCATTCAGACCCAGGCAGTATTTGATGTAGGGGCGTTCGTGGAATTCATGGATGCAATCAAACATCTTAAGATCCCTGTCATTGCAGGGATCATACCATTACGATCAGCTCGTAGCGCCCGGTTTATGAACGATAAGATACCAGGGGTCATGATATCGGAAGAAATTATCAAACGAATGGAATTTGCTTCAGAACCCACAGCTGAAGGGTTGAGGATTGCAGCCGAGACCATACAGCAGATCAGACCCGTGTGCCAGGGTGTACACATAATGCCAATTGGTGGACATGAAAACACCAGGCATTTACTTGAATTATGTGGGCAGGTGAGAAAATGGAAAAAACGCAGATCACCTTAG
- the thiC gene encoding phosphomethylpyrimidine synthase ThiC, with translation MEKTQITLAKNGIVSSQMREVASTEGFDPGIVRQRVADGSMVIMTRGSRSIAIGKGASTKVNVNIGTSSARIEPDEELEKAGIAEKYGADTLTDLSMGGDIRSIRQSIFQQTTLPITTVPIYQSVVEQGIHSMSEDHILKMIEQQVGEGVSSVVLHCIERDCIEQLKGHKRVMGMVSKGGSFTSIYMLTNDCDNPFIENFDHIMAILKENDVVLSLGNTMRSGCIHDAPDSPQRRELLINMSLAKKANLAGVQVIVEGMGGHVQASEIADYVRFHKETGDYPLFVAGPLPTDVAVGYDHIAGAVGASMASGAGADYLCYITPSEHLRLPSVDDVREGLVAFRIAAHIGDSMKYGAQRRDLKLAEHRAVMDWDGQMQYAIDADKPKSMCPDVGPCTMCGDFCALAIMDVFLNGDN, from the coding sequence ATGGAAAAAACGCAGATCACCTTAGCAAAAAATGGCATTGTATCCTCTCAGATGAGGGAAGTAGCATCCACTGAAGGGTTCGATCCCGGGATAGTCCGCCAGAGAGTTGCTGATGGAAGTATGGTCATTATGACCAGAGGAAGTAGATCGATAGCTATTGGTAAAGGTGCCTCAACAAAGGTCAATGTGAATATTGGCACGTCCAGTGCCAGGATCGAACCTGATGAAGAGCTTGAAAAGGCCGGAATTGCAGAAAAATATGGAGCTGACACACTTACTGACCTTTCAATGGGAGGAGATATCAGATCCATCAGGCAGTCCATATTTCAACAAACCACTCTTCCCATAACCACGGTCCCTATATACCAGTCAGTTGTGGAACAGGGCATCCATTCCATGAGCGAAGACCATATTCTGAAAATGATTGAGCAGCAGGTAGGGGAAGGAGTTAGCTCAGTGGTACTTCACTGCATCGAGAGGGACTGCATTGAACAATTAAAGGGCCATAAACGTGTCATGGGAATGGTCTCAAAGGGCGGTTCATTTACCAGCATCTATATGCTGACTAATGACTGCGACAACCCGTTTATTGAAAATTTTGATCATATAATGGCTATCCTGAAAGAAAACGATGTAGTGCTGTCCCTTGGAAACACCATGAGGAGCGGCTGCATCCACGATGCGCCTGATTCTCCCCAGAGGAGGGAACTACTGATCAATATGAGTCTGGCAAAAAAAGCAAACCTCGCAGGTGTCCAGGTGATAGTGGAAGGTATGGGCGGTCATGTACAGGCGTCAGAGATAGCGGATTATGTGAGATTCCATAAAGAGACTGGTGATTATCCATTATTTGTTGCAGGACCGCTGCCCACTGACGTGGCTGTGGGGTATGACCACATTGCCGGTGCTGTGGGTGCATCCATGGCTTCTGGTGCCGGGGCTGATTATTTGTGCTATATTACGCCCTCTGAGCATCTGAGACTGCCCAGTGTGGATGACGTGAGAGAAGGTCTGGTGGCATTTCGCATTGCAGCTCATATTGGGGATTCCATGAAATATGGAGCCCAGCGGCGTGATCTAAAACTGGCAGAACACAGAGCTGTTATGGACTGGGACGGGCAGATGCAGTACGCTATTGATGCTGACAAGCCAAAAAGCATGTGTCCGGACGTGGGGCCGTGTACCATGTGCGGAGATTTCTGTGCACTGGCAATAATGGATGTATTTTTAAATGGTGACAATTAA
- the cofE gene encoding coenzyme F420-0:L-glutamate ligase, whose amino-acid sequence MQDRLELIGIKTPLIRAGDDFGVVLINAIREKGITLKDGDIIVLAESAVATSEGRLVDLREVNPGPEAEELGEKYSVDSREMELILSECDEIIGGVPGAVLTITNGNMSPNAGIDGSNAPEDHVVLLPENPGASAERIRKQLQETFQCKVGVIVGDSRTQPMRLGCVGIALGCAGILPVEDARGSKDLFGKELTITSKAIADNMVSAAQLIMGEAGEGIPSVVIRGNDVIVVDNDVKIPVFSKEECMYYSNISR is encoded by the coding sequence ATGCAGGATAGGCTGGAATTAATTGGTATCAAGACACCCCTGATCAGAGCGGGTGATGATTTTGGAGTAGTTCTCATAAATGCCATCCGTGAAAAGGGGATCACTCTCAAAGACGGGGACATTATCGTACTTGCCGAATCTGCTGTGGCTACTTCCGAAGGCAGGCTGGTGGACCTGAGGGAGGTGAATCCTGGGCCTGAAGCTGAGGAACTGGGTGAAAAATACTCTGTTGACTCCAGGGAAATGGAACTTATCCTTTCTGAATGTGATGAGATCATAGGTGGAGTACCCGGAGCAGTGCTCACAATTACCAACGGGAATATGTCTCCCAATGCCGGGATAGATGGTTCCAATGCACCTGAAGATCATGTGGTGCTATTGCCAGAGAACCCGGGAGCCAGCGCTGAGAGAATCAGAAAACAACTGCAAGAGACATTTCAATGCAAAGTGGGAGTTATTGTGGGGGACAGCAGGACCCAACCCATGCGATTGGGGTGTGTGGGTATTGCACTGGGTTGTGCCGGGATACTGCCTGTTGAGGATGCACGGGGCAGCAAGGACCTGTTCGGGAAAGAGCTTACCATTACCAGTAAGGCCATTGCTGACAACATGGTATCAGCGGCCCAGCTTATCATGGGGGAGGCGGGGGAGGGCATCCCTTCCGTGGTGATAAGGGGGAATGATGTGATAGTGGTTGATAATGATGTGAAAATACCTGTTTTCTCAAAAGAAGAGTGCATGTATTATAGTAATATCTCCCGTTAG
- a CDS encoding type II toxin-antitoxin system PemK/MazF family toxin, with protein MARFVKGDIVVVPFPFSDLTQAKRRPALVIAELKGNDVILCQITSQWVRDEYAIPIDESDFTKGTLKQKSHIRPNRIFTADSGIILYPAGHLRNNKIGEVVDRIVEILRQ; from the coding sequence ATGGCAAGATTTGTAAAAGGGGATATTGTTGTTGTTCCTTTTCCGTTTTCTGATTTAACTCAGGCTAAAAGACGGCCCGCGCTGGTTATTGCGGAATTAAAGGGAAATGATGTGATATTATGTCAGATAACCAGCCAATGGGTTAGAGATGAATATGCCATACCAATCGATGAAAGTGATTTCACCAAGGGAACTCTAAAACAAAAAAGCCATATCAGGCCGAACCGTATTTTCACAGCAGACAGTGGCATAATATTGTATCCTGCTGGTCATCTCAGGAATAACAAGATTGGCGAAGTTGTTGACAGAATTGTTGAGATTTTACGCCAATAA
- a CDS encoding DUF2281 domain-containing protein, translated as MSKKELIIREMDQVPDNLFEEILDFICFLKARSQKEKLETAIASESSLKKDWLRVEEDKAWQDL; from the coding sequence GTGTCAAAAAAAGAATTAATAATACGTGAAATGGACCAGGTTCCAGACAACCTATTTGAAGAAATACTGGACTTCATTTGTTTTCTTAAAGCCAGATCGCAAAAAGAAAAACTCGAAACAGCAATTGCAAGTGAATCTTCACTTAAGAAGGATTGGTTAAGAGTGGAAGAAGATAAGGCATGGCAAGATTTGTAA